CCGGCAGCAGCGACCATGAGATAGTACGGTGCATTGTACATGATGTTGTCCCAATCCTGGGAAACCTTGATGTAAGCCCCAAAATACCAATCCGGTACCCTATCCGTTTTTATGCCGTAGGAATGATTGGAAAGTAAGAGGCCGTTGGCGGCCGCCTCAGTAACTTCAATCCTATCCCTGGACCAATCATGACCTAAAGCTTCGGCCTCATAAGCCACTCCCCTCGCATTTTTTTTGATTCCGGCCGATACCACCGTTCCCGTAACCAAAGTACCATGGTCATCTACATCCCCTCCATCCCTATTCGTAACCCTTGTACCAAATTCCTGGTGTGTCAATCGCGCCGTTCCAGAATCCCAAACCCCCACCTTCATTCCATTACCGGAAAGATCCAAATCCAAAATACCTTCGGAGTACAACGCCTCCGCCCTGGACACCTTGCTTGTAGGTTCCATGTGCGTGGTATAGTACAATGGCGTTCCATCATCACCAATATCGTTTAAGGCAACCGTAGTACCATCCTGTTGTTTGGAGTTCACCGCCCATTGTCCTTGGATGGCCTTGTTAGTAAGGTTTTTACTTTTACGTTGCCATTCGTTTTTAAAATGGTCAATAAGTGTCTCCAGTTCAATCTGGTCATACTTCGCAGAAATATCGGCCGTCTCTTGTATGGTTTGTGCAATGGCAAACTGAAGAAAAAAGAACAGTACTAAAAAAAACGGATATTGACCGCTGTACCAGGAAGGTCTGCCATTATTCATAATTTGATTGAGTAAGATTTAGACTACAAATCTATTTAAAAACCAAAACCTTCCGATAAAATGCGCATTTATTTCGGTGATTGGTATAGTGTGGCCCCACCAGTTGTGGTGAAAAGCCGTTTTCCTGTGGTGAGTAAGAATTTTCTTATTTACTAGTCGTTGAAACGCATCACGACATAGACCGGGAAATGATCGCTATAGCCCCCGATATATTTTTTGCCCACAAAAGTTCGGAATGGGTTTCCTTTATACTTTCCCTTCCACTCTTTCAGAAAACGGGGTGCAAAGATGGCCGCCTGTTGAAAAATATGTGTTCCTGGCTCATGGTTTAGAAAACTATGTGAAAGGATAATTTGATCGAACAAACTCCATTTTCCCTTATAATTGGCACTCCCGGTCTGCGGGGACAGGAGTTTTTGCATGGGATTGATGAAATATCCTGAGGTCAGCAGCGTCTCGATACTCTCGGAATTTGGGTCATCATTAAAATCCCCCATGATCATAACATTCAGATTTTCTGCCCTATCATTTATCGATGTTAGCTTCCTTAGAATGGTATTTGCAGCCTCAATACGTTTGTATTTGGTCTCGTCCGCGCCATCTCTTCTTGAGGGCCAGTGATTTACAAAAACATGGATTCCCTCTCCGTTCAATAGCCCTCTAACATAAAGGATGTCCCTGGTGTAATCCCTATCACCCTCGTCATCTTCAATAAGTAAGGGCAAGGTCTCTGCCTGCTCTACCGTAAAATGGTCCTTGTTAAAAACGAGCCCGGTATCGATGCCCCGCTCATCCGGGGAGTCAAAATGTACATAATCGTAAGGGATGTCCCTAAGGTATTTGGTCCCCAATAGTTTTTCGACCACTTTGTCATTCTCCACTTCCGCAATACCGACCAATACAGGCGGGTGCAACCCTTCTTCCTCCCCAATTTTCGATATGGCCCTTCCCAATTTTTTGATTTTGGAACGATACCGTCCATCCCGCCATTTCTTGAATCCCTTTGGTGTAAAATCGTCGTCCAAAGTATAGGGGTCGTCATGGGTATCAAAAAGGTTTTCCAAATTGTAGAATGCAATGATACATTCCTTGTTTTTGCCATTATACCTGTTTTGGGACATGCCATGTACGTATTGGAATGACCAAAATACAAAAATGAAAGCCAAACAATATGTAGCTTTGTACCTATGCTCGAAAAGAAAGCCATTACACTGGAAAAAGGGATACTTATTGGGGTAATCAATAAGAATCAAAGTTTGGAAAAGGTTACCGAATATTTGGACGAACTGGAATTCCTTACCTACACTGCTGGAGGGGAAGTAAGCAAAAGGTTTGTGCAACGTATGGAAGTGCCCAACCCAAAAACGTATATCGGGACCGGAAAAATGGAGGAAGTACAGACCTATGTAAAGGAAAATGATATAGGTTCCGTCATTTTTGATGATGAACTCACCCCCGCCCAACAGAATAATATTGAAAAACTGCTTCGGTGCAAAATCCTGGATCGAACCAGTCTAATTCTGGATATTTTCGCGCAGCGCGCCCAGACCAGTTATGCAAGGACCCAGGTGGAATTGGCGCAATATGAGTATCTCCTCCCCAGGCTTACCGGGCTTTGGACACACTTGGAAAGGCAACGGGGGGGAATTGGAATGCGGGGTCCCGGGGAAACCGAAATTGAAACGGATAGACGTATTGTGCGGGATAGGATCGCTTTGCTCAAAAAAAAGTTGACCAAGATCGATCGTCAGATGGAGACCCAGCGCGGCAATCGTGGTGCCCTTGTCCGTGTGGCCCTGGTGGGGTATACCAACGTAGGAAAGTCCACTTTGATGAACGTGATAAGCAAAAGCGATGTTTTTGCGGAAAACAAGCTCTTTGCCACCCTGGATACCACGGTACGAAAAGTGGTTATCGGAAATCTTCCCTTTCTATTGAGTGATACCGTAGGTTTTATACGAAAGCTCCCTACACAATTGGTAGAAAGCTTTAAAAGTACTTTGGATGAGGTACGCGAAGCCGATTTACTGTTGCATGTAGTGGATATTTCCCACCCTAATTTTGAAGCGCATATTGCATCGGTTCACAAGATTTTGGATGAAATTGAAAGTTCGGATAAAAAGACCATAATGGTCTTTAACAAAATCGATCAGTATGAACCGGAGGTTATTGAAGAGGGCGATCTGGAAACAGAACGAACCAAATCCCATTTTACTTTGGAGGAATGGCAAAAGACATGGTTCAATAAAATTGGCGACAGGGCCCTGTTCATTTCGGCATTGAACAAGGAGAATCTGGACGATTTTAGAAAGCGGGTTTACCAGGAAGTGCGCCGTATTCACGTTACCCGATTTCCCTACAACAACTTTTTGTATCCGGAAAATCTGGACGAATACGCTTAAACCTTAATTTTTCTGTCAGAAAATCCAATTTTTTGCAAACAACAACATTCCGCTGTTTTACATCAAAAAAATTCAACTTAAAAATGTACACCTTACATTGCACGTGATTTTAGGGTTACCCCCAAAAACCGCTAAAAACAACTATAATAATCAACCAAACGAACTGAGCTTACCTCACGAAAAAGCCCTTGGAATTCCAAGGGCTTTTTTATCTGTGCTTCAAAGGGTGCTCTTTTAAAAAGCGTAACTGAGTCCCAAGGTCCAAAATGTTTGGAGTTCGTTATCAATGGTATCAAAAGTGGCGGTGGTATTGCCAAGGGTATTTACTTCGTAGTTCAAGGCTTCCTGTTTATTGCTGCGCAATCCAAAGTCGAAACCAACCCCAATGGCTTTCCATAACGTATAGGCAAATCCATTTGTCCAGGTCCAATTGCTAAGGTCACTGTCTTCATAACTTGCAAATATGGATACATTACTTTTAAAGCTGATTGCTCCTATTTGCCTTGTGTAATCCGCTAGGATTTTTGCCCCTGCCGATGAATTGAAAATGGTATCGTCCTCGGCAAAGACAAAGTTGTAGTTCAATGGGTGGATCACCACAACCAGATTCGTAATGGGCGTCCAGGTGACCCCTACACCCAAATCCAGATAGCCGGGGTCATTAAAGTTGTTCAACAATGTAGTGCGATATTCCATCAATCCCGAAACGGCCCATTTTTCGCTCAATTTTCTACCATAAAGGGAGGAAAGGTTGAAAACGTCCGTAGTGGGTTGAAAACTATCATCGTCATTGGGGTCATCTTTATCGTCAATCTTTACCCATGTCAAATTTGTGGTCAGGGCATTTCTCCAAAAGAACTTCTCCTGCTGTAGGTTGGCAAAAGCATTGCCCGTAATGCCAATGTTTCCGGCATTGTTGTTTGGCGTGCCCTGTGCAAACCAATTGTTGAATTGGGAAATGGTTCCACCAATGGTACCAAATGCCCCAATTTTCCAGCCTGGTAGAGCATCAATTTGAGCTTGAATGGCATCTACCCTCCCCTGGATAGCAGCAATGGAATCCTTTTTTTCAGCCAATTGTGTTTTTAGCTCATCCTCGGTCTGGGCATGGGCACATAGCATTCCCCCCAAAGCAAGTAATGCTAAGACTGCTTTTTTCATAGTGTTTAGTGTTTATGGAATTAGAAACGCAAATGTAAGAATAGTCACATAGGGCAAAAAATAATTTACCTTCTCTTAAAATTGACTTATTGGTCCATTCATCGTATTTCCGTAATTTCAAAAAAGTCTGCGCAGATATCTTCTGTTTCGAACGACTCGTAAATAAAACCGCTGAACACGACGTTTATCCCCTCTTCTTGAAATTCTTCGGTAAGATTACAAGGGGCAAACAATCCAGTGGCACTGATTGATACCCCCATATTTGGGGCAATAGTGTAAGCCGAAATACAGCGTCCAATAGTTCCGCTACCATTATCGACGGTGCCCACTATTCTGCGACCTTCTTCTTGAAAACAGCCTAATTCAGGGTCATTATCATCTTCGGAGCATCCCATGACCAGCCCCAAAAGAAGCAAAAATCCAGTAACTATTTTTGTTTTCAATGTATTGAATTAAGGTGGATTGGTGTTCTGCTTTCTAGATGGGAATTCCCAAAAAAGTTGCGCGCTGTTTGGGATTCCCCTGGTAGTGTTAAAATTGAATCCTGTATTCCCCGTAATCCTGTATGGGTCAGGTCAAAAATCTACCGCCGTTTAAAAATAGGCACCGAAGAACAGGCTTCCCCGTACATTACACTTTTGGCGACCTCCTGGATCTTTTCCACGGCAAAAATGTAGGCATTCTGGGGGACGGGCTTATGGGAACACCCTTTTATAATAACCGGTTTATCCTTAAAAGTGGACACATCCAAATCCCGCAGGACATCTTGATAAATCGCCGTTTCCAAGGTTTCCAAATCACCAACCACCACCTTTTTGGCAAACGGTCCCAAGCGGGACGCCAGAAACATATAGGCCCAACCCGGAATTATGGCTTCCGATGAGCAGGTCAAAGCCACATAGTGATCTTGGTACTGCGTCCAATCATGTTCCAACGCCTTGGTTCGGAACTCCTTTTCCCTTAAAATAAGCCCTTCAAAAAGCCAGTCCTTAATGTCCAGGACCAATCGCTGACCTGTTGGATACAATTCTTCCAAATCAAAGGTGATCAATTTGCTTTGGGCTACCCTATTTACTATTTCAGACATCAGAATTCAGTTTTTGTTGTTCACCGTTTGATTGGGCCAAATATCTTCTTTCGTTAATCCATCATTCCTGCGAAAGCAGAAATCTGCTTCAATCCTTAGACGGATTCCGTATCACGTGCGGAATGACAACATGCTATAACAACCCCAGTTCCAGTTTGGCCTCTTCACTCATCAAATCCTGGGTCCAGGGCGGGTCAAAGGTGATTTCTACCGCAACATCCTTTAAAATATCTATGGATTTTACCTTTTCCTCCACCTCTACCGGCAAGGTTTCCGCCACGGGACAGTTGGGTGAAGTCAAGGTCATTAGAATTTTCACTTCATACTCCTCATTGACCAAAACGTCATATATGAGCCCCAATTCATAAATATCCACAGGGATTTCAGGATCATAAATGGTCTTTAAAACCTTAACGATTTTTTCACCCAGTTCCGTAGTATCTATCGTTACTTCTTCGCTCATTTCCTTAGTTTAATTGTGTCTGATAGGCAATGGCGTAAAGCTTCAATTGCTTTATCATACTTACCAAACCGTTTGCCCTTGTTGGGGATAAGTGTTCCTTAAGCCCTATTTCATCAATAAATCCAGTATCCGCATCTATGATGTCCTGAGGCTTTTGATTACTAAAAGCCCTGATCAATATGGCAATAATGCCTTTGGTGATAATGGCATCACTATCTGCCGTAAAAACCAATCGGTCGTCATTCAGTTCCGCATGTACCCAAACCTTGCTCTGACAGCCTTTTATGATATTGTCATCGGTTTTGTATTCTTCTTTTATCAAGGGAAGGGATTTCCCCAATCCTATCATGTATTCATACTTTTCCATCCAGTCCTCGAACAAACTAAATTCGTCCACAATCCCTTCCTGAATTTCTTGGATACCCATGTTCAAATTTTTATGCAAAAGTACAAAGCGAATGACGGTTGTTCAATTCCTTTGGGAATTCTTTATATAAGCATGTTCCGAGCTTTTTGTACTCCCGCTACAAGTGCGTCTATTTCTGCTTTGGTATTATAAAAACTAAAACTTGCCCTAACCGTTCCCGGAATTTGGTAAAAATCCATAATGGGTTGTGCACAGTGGTGGCCCGTACGGACGGCAATGCCCAGTTTATCCAGAATAGTCCCGATATCGTAGGGATGTATCCCTTTAATATTAAAGGAGACCACAGCCGCTTTTTGGGAGGCCTCCCCATATATTTTTAAGCCCTCTATCTTCTTTAATTCCGAAGTGGCATAGTGCAAAAGCTCTTCCTCATAGGCCGCAATGGCCTCAAAACCTATGCTGTTCATATAATCCAAGGCCGCACCAAAGGCAATACCCCCTGCTATGTTGGGTGTTCCTGCCTCAAACTTATGGGGCAGATCGGCATAGGTGGTTTTTTCAAAAGTAACTTCGGCAATCATTTCACCACCGCCCTGGTATGGCGGAAGTTTGTTGAGCCATTCTTCCTTTCCATAGAGCACACCCACTCCCGTTGGTCCGCATACTTTATGTGCGGAAACGGTATAAAAATCCACATCCAATGCCTGAACATCCGCTTTTAGATGTGGTGCTGCCTGTGCGCCGTCCACCAATACCGCGGCACCCACAGCATGTGCGGCATCTATAATTTTTTTTATGGGATTGATTGTCCCCAAGGCATTGGACACATGATTGCAGAATACCAACTTTGTCCTATTGGAAAGCAAATTGTGATACGAGTCCATAACCAATTCCCCATCCTGGTTCATAGGAATCACCTTCAACTGTACGCCGGTACGTTCACAGAGCATTTGCCAGGGCACAATGTTGGAATGGTGTTCCATGGCGGACACCAAAATCTCGTCCCCTGATTTTAAAAAACCGGAAAAACCATTGGCCACCAGATTAATGGCATGGGTCGTTCCAGAAGTGAAAATCACTTCATGGGATTTGCCGATATTAAAGTGTTTTTGGATTTTGATCCGTGCCTGTTCATATGCATCCGTAGCTTCCTGGGACAGGAAATGTACCCCCCGGTGGATATTGGCATTATAGTTTTGATAATAGTGTACAATAACATCAATGACCTGTTGCGGTGTTTGCGAAGTAGCCGCATTATCAAAATAGACCAAGGGTCTTCCATTGACCTCCCGATCTAGAATAGGGAAGTCCTTACGTATTTTTTGGAGAGCCAGTGTTGTTTTTGCCATAATCTAAAATAGAAAATACCCCACGGATAACTGATATACTGAATTGTTGTTGGATTCGGTGGGAATAATACTGTCCCTTGAAATGTTGGAGAATCCTTGAAAGTAATTCAGTTCTACAAATACATCATGAGTGATTGCATATGCAGCTCCCACCTTAAGCCCATAATCAACCCTAAAATCTCCCGAAATCCTTGTGGTATCATCACCCAATGAAGGCCCTGAAGTGTTTTTGTTTACAGTTACCGTATTTAATAAAAATCCCAATTGAGGGCCAAAATTAATTGAAAAGTCGGGCTTCAAATAATACTTCAACAGTAAAGGAACGTTCAAGTAGTTCAAACGAGTAGTAAATTCAAAAAGCGTTAGTGGTTCATTTGGGGTCTGCCGTAATCCAAATTCAATATGATATCCCTGGGAGGAATAGGCCACCCTCGGAGAAAATGCTATTCTATCGGATAAACTTAAAAATGAAAAGGCCCCGACATGGTACGAAATCCTCCGTTCGACATCAAAATTATCCTTTAGATCGCCAAATACATTGGAATAATTCGCGCCGCCCATAAGACCAAATTTCTTGTCCTGTGACTGACCAACTTTTATGGAAAGCGATAAAAGTACAAGTAAGAACAGTTTTCTTTTCATTCCAGCAAATCGGTTCTTGGTTTTCCAATAAGGCAACCTTTCATGGGAACCCTACTTTCGTAGGGAATGACATTACCTACATTTCAAAACCGACCCTGACCCCAAGCTTTTGGGCGATAAGGGAATTGATTCGTGTTTTTAACTCCGGTATGCGCACGCTCTCCAGAACATTGTTCGCAAAGGCATACATCAAAAGGGCGGTTGCCTCCTTTTTAGGGATACCCCGTGACTGTAGGTAAAACAAGGCATCCTCATCCAATTGGCCTATGGTACAACCGTGGGAGCACTTGACATCATCGGCAAAAATCTCCAACTGCGGTTTGGTATTTACCGTTGCCTGATCACTGATCAATATGTTATTGTTCTGTTGAAAGGCGTTGGTCTTTTGGGCAATCTTATCCACAATGATCTTTCCATTGAAGACCCCTGTGGATTTTTCCCCAAAAATACCTTTGTAATCCTGATGGCTCTCGCAATTGGGTTGTGCATGATGTACCAGGGTATGATGGTCCACATGTTGTTTTTCCCCAAGGATGGTCACCCCTTTGAGGGTAGAATCGATACGTTCCCCATCTTGATAAAAATTCAAATTGTTCCGGGTAAGTTTTCCGCCAAACGAGAACGTATGCACGCTAACATTACTGGTGTCTTTCTGGTCAATATAGGTGTTGTCCACCAAAGTGGCCGATTCCTTATCATTTTGAACCTTGTAATAATCTATCCTCGCGCTTTTGGCCGCAAAAATTTCGGTAACGGAGTTCGTGAAAACTGCATTTTCCGTTAAACTTTGGTGCCGTTCTATTACCTGAAGTTCCGCATTTTCCTCTGCAATGATCAAATTACGGGGCTGTAATAGCAAAGCAGCCTCATTACCCGTAGCTAAATGTAGAATTTGAATGGGCTTTCTGGGTGCTTTGTTTTTGGGGATATAGATATAGGCCCCTTCTTTGCTAAAAGCCGTATTCAGGGTCGTCAAGGATTCGTCTTTGGAGGCCACCTTGTTAAAATAAACATCGATGACCTGTCTGTACATGGGCTTTGTCAAGGCAGAACTCATTAAACAAACATCGACGCCATCATGCGTGGTCTCGGATAAGTAGCTACTGTAGATACCGTCAATAAACACAATTTTATAGGTATCTATTTCGTGAAGAAAGTACTTTTTGACATCCTTATATTCCAGTACATTCTCTTTCTTGGGGAACACACTGAAATCAATCTTCTGCAAATTGTTCAGCGAAGTATACTTCCAAGCTTCCTGCTTTTTGTTTGGAAAGCCTTTGAGCTCAAAATTTTTAATGGCCGCTGAACGGATATCATGAACGGGATGGTTGACATCAACTTTACTTTCGAATGCCAAAAAGGACGATACCAGTTTATCTTTTAAATCCATATGCTATTGTTGTCCTTCCTGTCAAAGCAGGAATTTTTGATTTGTTTTCCTTATTTCGATGGATTCCCTGCTTCACTTTGACCTGGCTTGGTGCAAGCTCGGGAATGAACATATTACACGACTACTTCTTGCTTGATCCAATCGTAACCTTTTTCCTCCAGTTCCAAAGCCAGTTCCTTTCCACCGGACTTTGCAATTCGCCCATCAAAAAGCACGTGCACATAATCGGGAATAATGTATTCCAACAATCTTTGGTAATGGGTAATGACCACAATGGCATTGTCCTTGCTCCGCAATTTGTTCACACCATTGGCCACAATGCGCAAGGCGTCAATATCCAATCCGGAATCCGTTTCGTCCAAAATGGCCAATTTGGGTTCCATCATGGCCAATTGAAAGATTTCGTTGCGCTTTTTCTCCCCTCCGGAAAAACCTTCGTTCAAGGAGCGTGAAAGGAATTTTCTATCGATTTCCAACATTTCGGACTTTTCCCGGATCAACTTGAGCATTTCATTGGCAGGCATGTCCTCCAAACCTTTTGCTTTTCTACTTTCGTTGATGGCCGTTTTCATGAAGTTTGTCACGGTTACCCCCGGAATTTCCACAGGGTATTGAAAGGACATAAAAATGCCTTTATGGGCCCTTTCCTCCGGTGCCAATTCCTCTAAATCCTCCCCTTCCAAGGAAATGCTTCCCTTTTTTACCTCAAAATCCTCTTTCCCGGCAATTACCGAGGCCAATGTGCTCTTACCGGAACCGTTGGGTCCCATAATGGCGTGTACCTCCCCAGGGTTCACGGTAAGGTTTATTCCTTTCAGAATCTTTTTATCCTCAACACTGGCGTGTAAATCTTTGATTTCTAACATAACTATTAACTACGGTTATTTTAAATATTTTGGTGCCTTGGGCATACGTTGCATGATCTTTGGATTTATCCTACGGAACCTTCCAAACTGATTTCCAGTAATTTCTGTGCTTCCACGGCAAACTCCATGGGCAATTTGTTCAATACCTCCTTACTAAAACCGTTTACAATAAGGGCGATGGCCTTTTCTGTATCGATGCCCCGTTGGTTGCAATAGAAAATTTGGTCTTCCCCAATCTTGCTTGTGGTAGCCTCATGTTCAATTTGTGCCGATTTGTTTTTGGCCTCTATGTAGGGGAAGGTATGTGCGCCACATTCGTTGCCCATCAATAGGGAATCGCATTGTGAAAAGTTTCTGGCATTTTCCGCCCTGCTGTTCACCTGTACCAAACCTCGGTAACTGTTTTGGGACTTCCCTGCAGAAATCCCCTTGGAAATAATGGTGCTCCTGGTATTGTTCCCCAAATGGATCATTTTGGTCCCTGTGTCCGCTTGTTGAAAATTATTGGTCACTGCGATGGAATAAAACTCCCCAACAGAGTTATCCCCTTTTAAGATACAAGAAGGGTATTTCCAAGTTACGGCGGAGCCCGTTTCCACTTGGGTCCATGATATTTTTGAATTCTTTTCACATAGACCTCTTTTCGTCACAAAGTTGTATACCCCTCCTTTTCCATTACTATCGCCGGGAAACCAGTTTTGTACGGTGGAATATTTAATCTCCGCATCATCCAATGCTATCAGCTCAACCACTGCTGCGTGTAACTGGTTTTCGTCGCGCGAAGGAGCTGTGCAACCCTCTAAATAACTCACATAACTGCTCTCATCAGCAATGACCAAAGTGCGTTCAAACTGGCCTGTTCCGCCCTCATTGATCCTAAAATAAGTTGAAAGCTCCATAGGGCATTTTACTCCCTTTGGAATGTAACAGAAAGACCCATCAGTGAAAACCGCA
The sequence above is a segment of the Muricauda sp. SCSIO 64092 genome. Coding sequences within it:
- a CDS encoding porin family protein is translated as MKRKLFLLVLLSLSIKVGQSQDKKFGLMGGANYSNVFGDLKDNFDVERRISYHVGAFSFLSLSDRIAFSPRVAYSSQGYHIEFGLRQTPNEPLTLFEFTTRLNYLNVPLLLKYYLKPDFSINFGPQLGFLLNTVTVNKNTSGPSLGDDTTRISGDFRVDYGLKVGAAYAITHDVFVELNYFQGFSNISRDSIIPTESNNNSVYQLSVGYFLF
- the sufB gene encoding Fe-S cluster assembly protein SufB gives rise to the protein MAYTEEELKKELETKEYEYGFYTEIESDTFPKGLNADIVRAISKKKNEPEWMTEWRLEAFRIWESMEEPEWANVHYEKPDFQAISYYSAPKKADPNKTMDDVDPELLEMYRKLGISLDEQKRLQNVAVDIVVDSVSVATTFQKTLEEKGILFMPISEAIQKHPELIKKYMGTVVPKTDNFYAALNSAVFTDGSFCYIPKGVKCPMELSTYFRINEGGTGQFERTLVIADESSYVSYLEGCTAPSRDENQLHAAVVELIALDDAEIKYSTVQNWFPGDSNGKGGVYNFVTKRGLCEKNSKISWTQVETGSAVTWKYPSCILKGDNSVGEFYSIAVTNNFQQADTGTKMIHLGNNTRSTIISKGISAGKSQNSYRGLVQVNSRAENARNFSQCDSLLMGNECGAHTFPYIEAKNKSAQIEHEATTSKIGEDQIFYCNQRGIDTEKAIALIVNGFSKEVLNKLPMEFAVEAQKLLEISLEGSVG
- the hflX gene encoding GTPase HflX yields the protein MLEKKAITLEKGILIGVINKNQSLEKVTEYLDELEFLTYTAGGEVSKRFVQRMEVPNPKTYIGTGKMEEVQTYVKENDIGSVIFDDELTPAQQNNIEKLLRCKILDRTSLILDIFAQRAQTSYARTQVELAQYEYLLPRLTGLWTHLERQRGGIGMRGPGETEIETDRRIVRDRIALLKKKLTKIDRQMETQRGNRGALVRVALVGYTNVGKSTLMNVISKSDVFAENKLFATLDTTVRKVVIGNLPFLLSDTVGFIRKLPTQLVESFKSTLDEVREADLLLHVVDISHPNFEAHIASVHKILDEIESSDKKTIMVFNKIDQYEPEVIEEGDLETERTKSHFTLEEWQKTWFNKIGDRALFISALNKENLDDFRKRVYQEVRRIHVTRFPYNNFLYPENLDEYA
- a CDS encoding endonuclease — protein: MSQNRYNGKNKECIIAFYNLENLFDTHDDPYTLDDDFTPKGFKKWRDGRYRSKIKKLGRAISKIGEEEGLHPPVLVGIAEVENDKVVEKLLGTKYLRDIPYDYVHFDSPDERGIDTGLVFNKDHFTVEQAETLPLLIEDDEGDRDYTRDILYVRGLLNGEGIHVFVNHWPSRRDGADETKYKRIEAANTILRKLTSINDRAENLNVMIMGDFNDDPNSESIETLLTSGYFINPMQKLLSPQTGSANYKGKWSLFDQIILSHSFLNHEPGTHIFQQAAIFAPRFLKEWKGKYKGNPFRTFVGKKYIGGYSDHFPVYVVMRFND
- a CDS encoding DUF2480 family protein, encoding MSEIVNRVAQSKLITFDLEELYPTGQRLVLDIKDWLFEGLILREKEFRTKALEHDWTQYQDHYVALTCSSEAIIPGWAYMFLASRLGPFAKKVVVGDLETLETAIYQDVLRDLDVSTFKDKPVIIKGCSHKPVPQNAYIFAVEKIQEVAKSVMYGEACSSVPIFKRR
- a CDS encoding aminotransferase class V-fold PLP-dependent enzyme: MAKTTLALQKIRKDFPILDREVNGRPLVYFDNAATSQTPQQVIDVIVHYYQNYNANIHRGVHFLSQEATDAYEQARIKIQKHFNIGKSHEVIFTSGTTHAINLVANGFSGFLKSGDEILVSAMEHHSNIVPWQMLCERTGVQLKVIPMNQDGELVMDSYHNLLSNRTKLVFCNHVSNALGTINPIKKIIDAAHAVGAAVLVDGAQAAPHLKADVQALDVDFYTVSAHKVCGPTGVGVLYGKEEWLNKLPPYQGGGEMIAEVTFEKTTYADLPHKFEAGTPNIAGGIAFGAALDYMNSIGFEAIAAYEEELLHYATSELKKIEGLKIYGEASQKAAVVSFNIKGIHPYDIGTILDKLGIAVRTGHHCAQPIMDFYQIPGTVRASFSFYNTKAEIDALVAGVQKARNMLI
- a CDS encoding SufE family protein, with the protein product MGIQEIQEGIVDEFSLFEDWMEKYEYMIGLGKSLPLIKEEYKTDDNIIKGCQSKVWVHAELNDDRLVFTADSDAIITKGIIAILIRAFSNQKPQDIIDADTGFIDEIGLKEHLSPTRANGLVSMIKQLKLYAIAYQTQLN
- a CDS encoding iron-sulfur cluster assembly protein; translation: MSEEVTIDTTELGEKIVKVLKTIYDPEIPVDIYELGLIYDVLVNEEYEVKILMTLTSPNCPVAETLPVEVEEKVKSIDILKDVAVEITFDPPWTQDLMSEEAKLELGLL
- the sufD gene encoding Fe-S cluster assembly protein SufD; translated protein: MDLKDKLVSSFLAFESKVDVNHPVHDIRSAAIKNFELKGFPNKKQEAWKYTSLNNLQKIDFSVFPKKENVLEYKDVKKYFLHEIDTYKIVFIDGIYSSYLSETTHDGVDVCLMSSALTKPMYRQVIDVYFNKVASKDESLTTLNTAFSKEGAYIYIPKNKAPRKPIQILHLATGNEAALLLQPRNLIIAEENAELQVIERHQSLTENAVFTNSVTEIFAAKSARIDYYKVQNDKESATLVDNTYIDQKDTSNVSVHTFSFGGKLTRNNLNFYQDGERIDSTLKGVTILGEKQHVDHHTLVHHAQPNCESHQDYKGIFGEKSTGVFNGKIIVDKIAQKTNAFQQNNNILISDQATVNTKPQLEIFADDVKCSHGCTIGQLDEDALFYLQSRGIPKKEATALLMYAFANNVLESVRIPELKTRINSLIAQKLGVRVGFEM
- a CDS encoding DUF3078 domain-containing protein — its product is MKKAVLALLALGGMLCAHAQTEDELKTQLAEKKDSIAAIQGRVDAIQAQIDALPGWKIGAFGTIGGTISQFNNWFAQGTPNNNAGNIGITGNAFANLQQEKFFWRNALTTNLTWVKIDDKDDPNDDDSFQPTTDVFNLSSLYGRKLSEKWAVSGLMEYRTTLLNNFNDPGYLDLGVGVTWTPITNLVVVIHPLNYNFVFAEDDTIFNSSAGAKILADYTRQIGAISFKSNVSIFASYEDSDLSNWTWTNGFAYTLWKAIGVGFDFGLRSNKQEALNYEVNTLGNTTATFDTIDNELQTFWTLGLSYAF
- the sufC gene encoding Fe-S cluster assembly ATPase SufC — translated: MLEIKDLHASVEDKKILKGINLTVNPGEVHAIMGPNGSGKSTLASVIAGKEDFEVKKGSISLEGEDLEELAPEERAHKGIFMSFQYPVEIPGVTVTNFMKTAINESRKAKGLEDMPANEMLKLIREKSEMLEIDRKFLSRSLNEGFSGGEKKRNEIFQLAMMEPKLAILDETDSGLDIDALRIVANGVNKLRSKDNAIVVITHYQRLLEYIIPDYVHVLFDGRIAKSGGKELALELEEKGYDWIKQEVVV